ACCGTCTCGCCGGTCGGCGTATAGGGAACGATTTTCACCGTATAGGTCTGGCTGCCGTCGTGGAAGGGACTGATCACCGCGATTTCGGGATTCGCGCTGCTCGCCGATTGGTAATCCGCGGCCTGCGAGCCGTCGGTGTTCGTGACCGTGCCGCTGTAGACGTAGAGGTCGTAATCGGATTTTCCCGAGCCGGAATCCACCCAGCTCATCGACACCTTCACCCCCGCGTAAGGATGCAGCACCGCATACCCGGCCGGCAGCGTGACCGTCAGCGCGTAGTCGTCGCACGGCTGGACCGGGTTGTCGCACTCGGGACCGGCGTCGACCTCGGGAACCGGCGTCGGATTCGCCGCGAGGAACGGCCCGGACGAATAGGTGATCGGCCCCGAGGTGTCCGTGAGGGTCCCCGAAGCCGGTGTCGCGCTCTGCGCCAGCCGCGCGACGCCGAGCGCGCCCAGAATGACCGCCGCCAGGAAGAACGGACGCGAGTTCTCCCCCCAGGCACGCCGGATCGCCCGGCCCCTGAACGGATCGTGAGCTTTCATTTTGATCCCTCCCCTTTCGAGGGCTCCTGCGGTAGCAATACTCCTGCCATAAAAGAGTGCTACCACCATCCGTGTGTAGGACGTCTTCTCGTAACTGATTTATCCTGAGAACGTTGATAGAAATACACGGGCGGGCTCGCACGATACAACTCAACGATTCACGCACGCGGCCACCGCCTTGCATGCCGGAACGACGTGGAGCCGCGTTTCGGGAAGTCCGCCGACTTGCTCTACGGTTTCATGCGCTTCGTGGTCGCCGCGCTGTACACGTGCCACGGCGCCCAGAAGCTTTTCGGCGTGCTCGGCGGCCGCCCGGTCCCGCGTCCCTCCCTCCTCTTCGCCGCCGCGGTCGTCGAGATCGTCGCGGGGCCGCTGATCGCGATCGGTCTCTTCACGCGGGTCGCGGCATTCGCCGCTTCCGGCGAGATGGCCGTCGGCTACTTCACGCAGCACGCGCCGAGCTCGTTCTGGCCGATCGTCAACAAGGGCGAGCTCGCCGTCGCCTTCTGCTTCGTTTTCCTCTTCGTGGCGGCGGTCGGGAGCGGGACGTTCGGCGTCGACCGGACACTCCGGCGGCCCTGACCGGCGCGGGGGCCGCCGCGGAATCGTTCGATCGTGAAGGAAAAGACGGCCTCGCGAGGCTCGCGCGACCCTTCGGCTATGATTTCTCCGCCGCGGGACGCCGTCCCCGCCGTGAACATGCCCGACACGTCCGATTCGGATCAGCGACACCGCAAAGCGCTCTCCGCGCTGAAATCGGCGGAGGCGCGGACCCGTCATTTCTTCGAGAAGAGCCTCGCCGGCATCTACACCTGCACGCTCGAGTGCGACTTCCTCGAGTGCAACGAGGCATTCGCGCGGATCCTGGGCTACGACTCCCCCGCCGACGTGATCGCGACCAACGGGCGGGAGCTCTATTTCTCCCGCGAGGAGCACGACACGCTGCTCGCCGAGCTCCGCGACCGGACGACGCTCACGAACCGCGAAGTGCGTCTGAGGCGCAGGGACG
This Thermoanaerobaculia bacterium DNA region includes the following protein-coding sequences:
- a CDS encoding DoxX family protein, producing MLYGFMRFVVAALYTCHGAQKLFGVLGGRPVPRPSLLFAAAVVEIVAGPLIAIGLFTRVAAFAASGEMAVGYFTQHAPSSFWPIVNKGELAVAFCFVFLFVAAVGSGTFGVDRTLRRP